ATCCCTATACCACCGATACCTACAAAATGTATTCTCTCTATTTTATGAAAAACCATATCAATCCTCTGAGTAAAGGGGATCCTTGACCCCTAATGTTTTGCTCCAACATTTTCGTAAATATGTCCAATAATCCGCTCCTCAGCATCATCCACGTAAAGCTTACCAAGGTTTTCACCCATCTGCTTCAGCAAAACACGTTCATTCATGAGATGCCTTATCACTTCATGGAGTCTTTCGCCGGTTGCCTCATCATTGCCAATCACATACCCGCCACCGATACTTTCCACGTGGTACGCATTTTTCCACTGGTGCTGGCCAGCGGAAAAGGGGTACGGGATAAGGATGGCAGCCTTTTTAAAATAGGCGAGTTCGAAAATCGTCGATGCCCCTGCTCTCGAGATAACCACATCGGAAAGGGTATAGTATTTTCCCATATTATCGGTAAAAGGAAAAACCTCATACTTTATGCCCGTCTTTTTGTATGCCTCAAAGATCCGCTCATAATCTTCTGAGCCGGTCTGGTGATACATGATGGAATTTTTATAACTTTCCATATACGGCAGGAGTGTGAGTATAGCCTCATTGATGCTTCGCGCCCCCCTGCTACCCCCGAAAACGAATACTGCAAAGGTATCATCTGCCTTCGATTCATGGCTGGTCTTCAGCCTTTTTCTCACAGGGTTTCCTGTATGATAGACTTTACTGCCCTTGAGATACTGTTTTGATTCCTCAAAGCTGGTGAAAGTGCATTTTGCAACTTTTGACAGCATTTTATTGGCAAGGCCGGGTTCTGCATTTTGCTCGTGTACAAAGCCCGGTACACCAAGAAAAAAACCTGCCAGCACAACCGGTACAGAGGTGAACCCTCCCATACCGAGGATCGCGTCGGGCTTTTCCTTTTTGATCAACCCCATGCATGTATATATACCGTGGATGAGGCGGATTAATGTAGCCATCTTATACACAATGCTTCTCCCCAAAAATTGACGGGCATCCGCAAATAGAAGCCTGAACCCGTATTGGGGGATAATTTTACTTTCAAGGCCGTATGTTGTGCCAATAAAGACCACGCTGTTTTTACCCTCTTTCGCCTCAAATGTCTCTGCCACAGCAATACCCGGGAAGATATGACCTCCTGTTCCGCCGGCAGAGATTAAGAGCTTCATGCACGTTCTCCTTCAGTTTTCAACATGATACCGATGAGCGGGGCAATAATAAAAAGGCCGATGAGCGGTTGATACAATAACCCCATTGATAATTTGAACCCCAGCACCATTGCAATATCAACAGCAACGTACAGGAAGCCAAAAAAAGTTAGCAGTTTACCCATGGTATTCTTTTTTACAAAATCGATAAGATTTACAGCAAGAAAGAGGAAAGATGTGATGAGCAGAAAATACCGTTCCATGTCGTTTAGCCTTACCCCGCCTCCCAGAATGGTGATACCTTTAACAAGGAAAAAAATTATAATGATGGCTGTATAACCCGCAATAAAAAGGATTGCACGGTTACGCCCCACGATAAAAAGGAAAAGCATGACCGTGAAGGCCATGGGGAGTATGAAGATTGTCTTTCCTATGATGTAAAGATTGAAGGCAAGGGAGAGAAAAAGTATTGATAGCGCCATTGTCTCCTTTGCAAAGTCTTTCTTTTTTTCATCCATAGCAATGAGAAAAAAGGTGATGCTGTAAAAGGAGACAAAAACAACGAGCGTATCAAGGGGGTACGGTAACTTTACTGTGGGATAGAAAAAAAGACCCGTAGTGGCGGCAAATGACAGCAGGATAAAGGGGTATTTCATGGCCATGACATATTTTGACGGGAGACGGTAGATTCCATAAGCTGCTGCAAGGCCTGCACATATCAAAAGCGTCTTCACGAGGGTAAGCTCCCGGAAAAGGCTATACAGGAGAAGCGCTGCAAGTATATAGATACATGCTTTCTTCACATGGACTCCACTATCTTCTTAAAAATATTACCCCTCTCTTTATAGTCCTTGAACATATCAAAACTGCTGCACATTGGTGAGAAAAGGACAATATCACCTGTGTCGGCAATCTCGAACGCCCTCTCT
This portion of the Pseudomonadota bacterium genome encodes:
- the murG gene encoding undecaprenyldiphospho-muramoylpentapeptide beta-N-acetylglucosaminyltransferase translates to MKLLISAGGTGGHIFPGIAVAETFEAKEGKNSVVFIGTTYGLESKIIPQYGFRLLFADARQFLGRSIVYKMATLIRLIHGIYTCMGLIKKEKPDAILGMGGFTSVPVVLAGFFLGVPGFVHEQNAEPGLANKMLSKVAKCTFTSFEESKQYLKGSKVYHTGNPVRKRLKTSHESKADDTFAVFVFGGSRGARSINEAILTLLPYMESYKNSIMYHQTGSEDYERIFEAYKKTGIKYEVFPFTDNMGKYYTLSDVVISRAGASTIFELAYFKKAAILIPYPFSAGQHQWKNAYHVESIGGGYVIGNDEATGERLHEVIRHLMNERVLLKQMGENLGKLYVDDAEERIIGHIYENVGAKH